From Rhizobium sp. NZLR1, a single genomic window includes:
- a CDS encoding ParA family protein: protein MPVITFANTKGGAGKTTAVLLLATELARKGYRITILDADPQHWISRWHEISGHVPNISVIDFVTTASLPLHISENKHNTDYFIVDLPGARNPLLATAVGLSDHVLIPIQGCAMDARGGAQVLELLQYLDEKAGIKIGHSVVLTRVNSMVTTRALQVVKSLLSERHVPVLDTAIIERSAFRDIFDCGGTLHTIEPTRVSNLDKARENATCFAEEMMSKLPVRLTESARMATAA from the coding sequence ATGCCTGTCATTACATTCGCAAATACCAAGGGCGGGGCCGGCAAGACGACCGCTGTTCTGCTGCTCGCCACCGAGTTAGCCCGCAAGGGTTACCGCATCACCATTCTCGATGCCGACCCGCAGCATTGGATTTCGCGTTGGCACGAAATATCGGGTCATGTGCCCAATATTTCGGTGATTGACTTCGTGACAACCGCTTCGCTGCCGCTGCATATCAGCGAGAACAAGCACAATACCGACTATTTCATCGTCGATCTGCCGGGTGCGCGCAATCCGCTGCTTGCCACCGCCGTCGGCCTTTCCGATCACGTGCTGATCCCGATCCAGGGCTGTGCGATGGATGCGCGCGGTGGCGCACAGGTGCTTGAACTGCTCCAGTATCTGGACGAGAAGGCGGGCATCAAGATCGGCCATTCGGTGGTGCTGACCCGCGTCAACTCGATGGTGACGACAAGGGCGCTACAGGTCGTCAAGTCGCTGCTCAGCGAGCGGCATGTTCCGGTGCTGGATACCGCCATCATCGAACGCTCGGCCTTCCGCGACATCTTCGACTGTGGCGGCACACTGCACACGATCGAGCCCACACGCGTCAGCAATCTCGACAAGGCGCGTGAAAACGCCACCTGTTTCGCCGAGGAAATGATGAGCAAGCTGCCGGTCAGGCTGACGGAGTCTGCCCGTATGGCGACGGCGGCCTGA
- a CDS encoding glutamine synthetase family protein, with protein sequence MSSSYTIDDLRKDVAEGRIDTVLACQVDMQGRLMGKRFQAEFFLESAWKETHSCNYLIATDMEMETVSGYKATSWEKGYGDYTMKPDLATLRRIPWLDGTALVLCDMLDHHTHEEVAHSPRAILKKQVKRLEDMGMKAYMASELEFFLFDQSYETAQASGYRNLKLASAYNEDYHIFQTTKEEEVMRAIRTGLQGAGIPVENSKGEASAGQEEINVRYADALAMADRHAIIKNGCKEIAWSKGKAITFLAKWNYNAAGSSSHIHQSLWSLEEKPLFFDHTGKYGMSPLMHNYVAGLLAHASEITYFLAPYINSYKRFMAGTFAPTKAIWSKDNRTAGYRLCGEETKGIRIECRVGGSDLNPYLAFAALLAAGIDGIENKLELEAPFVGDAYGGKGVREIPRTLRAATIEMTESAMLRKAFGDDVIDHYTRAAEWEQEEYDRRITDWEVARGFERA encoded by the coding sequence ATGAGCAGCAGCTACACAATCGACGATCTCAGGAAGGATGTTGCCGAAGGGCGCATCGATACGGTTCTGGCTTGCCAGGTGGATATGCAGGGCCGGCTGATGGGCAAGCGCTTCCAGGCGGAATTTTTCCTCGAGAGCGCCTGGAAGGAGACGCATAGCTGCAACTACCTGATCGCCACCGACATGGAGATGGAGACCGTCTCCGGCTACAAGGCGACAAGCTGGGAAAAGGGCTACGGCGACTATACGATGAAGCCGGATTTGGCGACGCTGCGCCGTATCCCCTGGCTCGACGGCACGGCGCTGGTGCTCTGCGACATGCTCGACCATCATACCCATGAAGAGGTCGCCCATTCGCCGCGCGCGATCCTGAAGAAGCAGGTGAAGCGCCTTGAGGATATGGGCATGAAGGCCTACATGGCCTCCGAGCTCGAATTCTTCCTGTTCGACCAGAGCTACGAGACGGCGCAGGCGTCCGGCTACCGCAACCTCAAGCTCGCCAGCGCCTATAACGAGGATTACCACATCTTCCAGACCACCAAGGAGGAAGAGGTGATGCGGGCGATCCGCACCGGGCTGCAAGGCGCCGGCATTCCGGTCGAGAATTCCAAGGGCGAGGCTTCCGCCGGCCAGGAGGAAATCAACGTGCGTTACGCCGATGCGCTGGCGATGGCCGACCGGCACGCGATCATCAAGAACGGCTGCAAGGAGATCGCCTGGTCAAAAGGCAAGGCAATCACCTTCCTGGCCAAGTGGAATTACAACGCCGCCGGGAGTTCCTCGCATATCCATCAGTCGCTCTGGAGCCTGGAGGAGAAGCCGCTATTCTTCGACCATACCGGCAAATACGGCATGTCGCCGCTGATGCACAACTACGTGGCCGGGCTTCTCGCCCATGCAAGCGAGATCACCTATTTCCTGGCGCCCTACATCAACTCCTACAAGCGCTTCATGGCCGGCACCTTTGCGCCGACCAAGGCGATCTGGAGCAAGGACAATCGCACCGCCGGCTACCGGCTCTGCGGCGAGGAGACCAAGGGAATCCGTATCGAGTGCCGCGTCGGCGGCTCAGATCTCAATCCCTATCTCGCCTTCGCCGCACTGCTTGCCGCCGGCATCGACGGGATCGAGAACAAGCTCGAACTCGAAGCCCCCTTTGTCGGCGACGCCTATGGCGGCAAGGGCGTTCGCGAAATCCCGCGCACGCTGCGTGCCGCTACGATCGAAATGACGGAATCGGCAATGCTGCGCAAAGCCTTCGGCGACGACGTGATCGACCATTATACCCGTGCCGCCGAATGGGAGCAGGAAGAATATGACCGCCGCATCACCGACTGGGAAGTGGCGCGCGGTTTCGAAAGAGCCTAA
- a CDS encoding TIGR01244 family sulfur transferase: MDIRQIDDEYSVSGQITLEELDEIKAMGFKSIVCHRPDHESPDQTSFSVIEARAKELGLDIAHVPVGPMGVTEEAVQGMVDALDEFPRPMLGYCRSGARSTAIYQKTHHIRG; the protein is encoded by the coding sequence ATGGATATTCGCCAGATTGACGATGAATATTCGGTTTCGGGCCAGATCACGCTTGAAGAACTCGACGAGATCAAGGCGATGGGGTTCAAATCGATCGTCTGCCACCGTCCCGACCATGAGAGCCCCGACCAGACGTCGTTCTCGGTCATCGAGGCGCGCGCCAAAGAGCTTGGTCTCGATATCGCCCATGTGCCGGTTGGACCGATGGGCGTGACCGAGGAAGCCGTGCAGGGCATGGTCGACGCGCTCGACGAATTCCCGCGGCCGATGCTCGGTTACTGCCGCTCCGGCGCCCGCTCGACAGCGATCTACCAGAAGACCCACCATATCCGCGGCTGA
- a CDS encoding CaiB/BaiF CoA-transferase family protein: MTTKKPPLAGIRVIELARVLAGPWAGQMLADLGADVIKVENPDGGDDTRQWGPPFVEGADGENLSAAYYHAANRGKRSITADLKSPEGQDLVRRLVATADVVIENFKLGGLVKYGLDYDSLRQVNPKLVYCSITGFGQTGPYASLAGYDYIVQGMSGFMSITGEPDGQPMKAGVAIADIFTGIYAVSAIEAALIHALKSGEGQLVDMALLDVQSAVLANQNMNYLVSDKAPTRLGNAHPNISPYEVVPAADSYLILAVGNDGQFRRLCTILGLDAIAGDERFATNRARVANRGEVRSLISTETLKWRKADLLKACEENAVPAGPINTIEEMFADPQVQARGLRIDLADAAGTVIPGVRTPVVLSETPLSYIRPSPRLGEHSEEILAELAERERKV; this comes from the coding sequence ATGACGACGAAAAAGCCGCCGCTTGCCGGCATCCGGGTGATCGAGCTTGCCCGCGTGCTCGCCGGTCCCTGGGCGGGACAGATGCTCGCCGATCTCGGCGCCGATGTCATCAAGGTCGAAAATCCCGACGGCGGCGACGACACCCGCCAATGGGGGCCGCCCTTCGTCGAAGGCGCCGATGGCGAAAATCTCTCGGCCGCCTATTACCACGCCGCCAATCGCGGCAAGCGCTCCATCACTGCTGATCTGAAGAGCCCCGAAGGTCAGGATCTCGTCCGCCGCCTTGTCGCCACCGCCGATGTAGTGATCGAGAATTTCAAGCTCGGCGGCCTCGTCAAATACGGGCTCGATTACGACAGCTTGCGCCAGGTGAACCCGAAACTCGTCTACTGCTCGATCACCGGCTTCGGCCAGACCGGCCCCTATGCCAGCCTCGCGGGCTATGATTACATCGTCCAGGGCATGTCAGGTTTCATGTCGATCACTGGCGAGCCGGACGGCCAGCCGATGAAGGCAGGCGTTGCCATCGCCGATATTTTCACCGGCATCTATGCCGTCTCGGCAATCGAGGCTGCCCTGATCCACGCGCTCAAGTCAGGCGAGGGCCAGCTCGTCGACATGGCCCTGCTCGACGTGCAATCGGCCGTGCTCGCCAATCAGAACATGAATTACCTCGTCTCCGACAAGGCACCCACCCGCCTCGGCAATGCCCATCCGAATATCTCACCCTATGAGGTCGTGCCGGCGGCAGACAGCTATCTCATTCTGGCGGTCGGAAACGACGGCCAGTTCCGTCGCCTCTGCACCATCCTCGGCCTTGACGCCATCGCCGGCGACGAGCGTTTCGCCACCAACAGGGCCCGCGTCGCCAATCGCGGCGAGGTGCGCAGCCTCATCTCGACCGAGACCCTGAAATGGCGGAAGGCGGATCTGCTGAAGGCCTGCGAGGAGAATGCGGTTCCCGCCGGCCCGATCAACACGATCGAAGAGATGTTCGCCGACCCGCAGGTACAGGCCCGCGGCCTGCGCATTGACCTTGCGGATGCGGCCGGAACCGTGATCCCCGGGGTCAGGACGCCGGTGGTGCTGTCGGAAACGCCGTTGTCTTACATCAGGCCGAGCCCGCGTCTCGGCGAACACAGCGAAGAAATTCTGGCGGAACTCGCCGAGCGCGAGAGGAAGGTATAG
- a CDS encoding iron-containing alcohol dehydrogenase: MSSNITANWSYPTSVKLGRGRIKELADACKSLGIKKPLLVTDRGLASMAITKNALDILEDAGLGRAIFADVDPNPNEKNLDAGVRAFKDGGHDGVVAFGGGSGLDLGKCVAFMAGQTRPVWDFEDIGDWWTRASLEGIAPIVAVPTTAGTGSEVGRASVITNSQTHVKKIIFHPKFLPGVVISDPELTVGMPKIITAGTGMDAFAHCLEAYSSPFYHPMSAGIALEGMRLVKEFLPRAYREGTDLEARANMMSAAAMGAVAFQKGLGAIHALSHPIGAVYNTHHGMTNAVVMPAVLRFNRKAIEEKIGRAAAYLGISGGFDGFYDYVLKLRSELGVPETLSAMGIAADRIDELSAMAIEDPSAGGNPVALTLENTKALFRDCF; the protein is encoded by the coding sequence ATGAGCAGCAACATCACCGCAAACTGGAGCTACCCGACATCGGTCAAGCTCGGCCGGGGCCGCATCAAGGAACTGGCCGACGCCTGCAAGAGCCTCGGCATCAAAAAGCCGCTGCTCGTCACCGACCGCGGCCTCGCCTCGATGGCGATCACCAAGAACGCGCTCGATATTCTCGAGGATGCCGGCCTCGGCCGGGCGATCTTTGCCGATGTCGACCCGAACCCGAACGAGAAGAACCTCGATGCCGGCGTCAGGGCTTTCAAGGATGGCGGCCATGACGGCGTCGTCGCCTTCGGCGGCGGCTCCGGCCTCGACCTTGGCAAGTGCGTCGCCTTCATGGCCGGCCAGACGCGGCCAGTCTGGGACTTCGAAGATATCGGCGACTGGTGGACGCGCGCGAGCCTCGAGGGCATCGCCCCGATCGTCGCCGTGCCGACAACGGCCGGTACCGGTTCGGAGGTGGGGCGCGCCAGCGTCATCACCAATTCGCAAACGCATGTGAAGAAGATCATCTTCCATCCGAAGTTCCTGCCTGGCGTCGTCATCTCCGATCCGGAACTGACGGTCGGCATGCCGAAGATCATCACCGCCGGCACCGGCATGGATGCCTTCGCTCATTGCCTGGAGGCCTATTCCTCGCCCTTCTATCACCCGATGTCAGCCGGTATCGCGCTTGAAGGCATGCGGCTTGTCAAGGAATTCCTTCCGCGCGCCTATAGAGAGGGCACCGATCTCGAAGCCCGCGCCAACATGATGTCCGCTGCCGCTATGGGCGCGGTCGCCTTCCAGAAGGGGCTCGGCGCCATTCATGCGCTGTCGCACCCGATTGGCGCCGTCTACAACACCCATCACGGCATGACCAATGCCGTCGTCATGCCGGCGGTGCTGCGCTTCAATCGCAAGGCGATCGAGGAGAAGATCGGGCGCGCCGCTGCCTATCTCGGGATCTCGGGCGGTTTCGACGGCTTCTACGATTATGTGCTGAAACTCCGCTCCGAGCTCGGCGTGCCCGAGACGTTGTCGGCGATGGGAATCGCGGCTGACCGGATCGACGAATTGTCGGCGATGGCGATCGAAGATCCAAGTGCCGGCGGCAACCCGGTTGCACTGACGCTCGAAAATACCAAGGCCCTTTTCAGGGATTGCTTCTGA
- a CDS encoding thiamine pyrophosphate-binding protein, protein MKRTGGQLIVEALKANGVKRLSCVPGESFLAVLDALRDSEIDVVVCRQEGGAAMMADCWGRLTGEPGICMVTRGPGATNASAGLHIAKQDSIPMILFIGQVQREAREREAFQEVEFRRAFTEFAKWVGEIDDAARIPEFVTRAFAVATSGRPGPVVLTLPEDMLRDEVEAPRAKHYVSVEAHPGRRQIDDLHVRLLKAERPMVILGGTRWDADAVADFAGFAERFRLPVGCSFRRQMLFDHLHPCYAGDVGIGINPALAKEIKESDLLILLGARMSEMPSSSYTLIDIPYPQQSLMHIHPDASELGRIYRPDLAICAAPADFVATLADLEAPAEPRWAERTKHMHQAYLSWSKPPATGPGPVHMGPIMEWLEANTRPETIFTNGAGNYATWVHRFHRFRRFNTQAAPTSGSMGYGLPAAVAAKRLFPEREVICFAGDGCFLMHGQEFATAIRFGLAIIAVVVNNGIYGTIRMHQEREYPGRVSSTDLTNPDFAALARAYGGHGETVEQTAEFGPAFERARASGKPAIIEIKLDPEAITPTRTLSEIAQAKSR, encoded by the coding sequence ATGAAGAGGACCGGCGGGCAACTGATCGTCGAGGCGCTGAAGGCGAACGGCGTCAAGCGTCTCTCCTGCGTGCCCGGTGAGAGTTTTCTCGCCGTTCTCGACGCCCTGCGCGACAGCGAGATCGACGTCGTCGTCTGTCGCCAGGAGGGCGGAGCGGCGATGATGGCGGATTGCTGGGGCAGGCTGACCGGCGAACCCGGCATCTGCATGGTGACCCGCGGCCCCGGCGCTACCAACGCCTCTGCCGGCCTGCATATCGCCAAACAGGATTCGATCCCGATGATCCTCTTCATCGGCCAGGTGCAGCGAGAAGCCCGCGAGCGCGAGGCCTTCCAGGAGGTCGAATTCCGCCGCGCCTTCACCGAATTCGCCAAATGGGTGGGCGAGATCGACGATGCCGCCCGCATTCCCGAGTTCGTCACCCGCGCCTTTGCGGTCGCAACCTCGGGCCGGCCCGGCCCAGTCGTGCTGACGCTGCCGGAGGACATGCTGCGCGATGAGGTCGAGGCTCCCCGCGCTAAGCATTATGTCAGCGTCGAGGCGCATCCCGGCCGCCGCCAGATCGACGATCTCCATGTGAGACTGCTAAAGGCCGAACGGCCTATGGTGATCCTTGGCGGCACGCGCTGGGATGCCGACGCCGTCGCCGACTTTGCAGGCTTCGCCGAGCGTTTCCGACTGCCGGTCGGCTGCTCCTTCCGCCGGCAGATGCTGTTTGATCATCTCCATCCCTGCTATGCCGGCGATGTCGGCATCGGCATCAACCCGGCGCTGGCGAAGGAGATCAAGGAGAGCGACCTGCTGATCCTGCTCGGCGCCCGCATGTCGGAAATGCCGTCTTCGTCTTATACGCTGATCGACATACCCTACCCTCAGCAATCGCTGATGCACATCCATCCCGACGCATCCGAACTTGGCCGTATCTATCGTCCCGATCTTGCCATCTGCGCCGCACCTGCCGATTTCGTCGCAACGCTCGCCGATCTGGAAGCGCCGGCCGAGCCGCGCTGGGCCGAGCGCACGAAGCATATGCATCAGGCCTATCTTTCCTGGTCGAAGCCGCCAGCGACAGGTCCTGGCCCGGTTCATATGGGGCCGATCATGGAGTGGCTGGAGGCCAATACCCGGCCGGAAACGATCTTCACCAACGGCGCTGGCAACTATGCCACCTGGGTGCATCGTTTCCATCGTTTTCGCCGCTTCAACACTCAAGCCGCCCCCACCTCCGGCTCGATGGGTTACGGCCTGCCGGCCGCCGTCGCTGCCAAGCGGCTCTTTCCCGAGCGAGAGGTCATCTGTTTTGCCGGCGACGGCTGTTTCCTAATGCACGGCCAGGAATTCGCCACCGCCATCCGCTTCGGCCTGGCGATCATCGCGGTCGTCGTCAATAACGGTATCTACGGCACGATCCGCATGCATCAGGAGCGCGAATATCCCGGCCGCGTCAGCAGCACCGACCTGACCAATCCCGACTTCGCAGCCCTTGCCCGCGCCTATGGCGGGCACGGCGAGACGGTGGAGCAAACGGCGGAATTCGGCCCGGCCTTCGAGCGGGCGCGTGCCAGCGGTAAGCCGGCGATCATCGAGATCAAACTCGATCCCGAGGCGATCACGCCGACGCGCACACTCTCGGAAATCGCGCAAGCAAAAAGCCGGTAG
- a CDS encoding RidA family protein has protein sequence MSIKRIDVGARMSGAVIHGNTVYLAGQVGEGDSVTDQCNSSLAEVDRLLAEAGSNKSKILQTIIYLSDIADFAEMNAVWQGWIDPANPPARATSEAKLAAPKYKVEFIVTAAID, from the coding sequence ATGAGCATTAAGCGTATCGACGTCGGCGCGCGCATGAGCGGCGCCGTCATTCACGGCAACACTGTCTATCTCGCAGGCCAGGTCGGTGAGGGCGACAGCGTTACCGATCAGTGCAACTCTTCGCTTGCCGAAGTCGACCGCCTGCTGGCTGAAGCCGGCAGCAACAAGTCGAAGATCCTGCAGACGATCATCTATCTCTCCGACATCGCCGATTTTGCCGAGATGAACGCTGTCTGGCAAGGCTGGATCGATCCGGCCAATCCGCCGGCCCGCGCCACCAGCGAAGCCAAGCTCGCTGCGCCAAAATACAAGGTCGAGTTCATCGTTACGGCCGCGATCGACTGA
- a CDS encoding aldehyde dehydrogenase family protein, with product MAMIQCISPVDGSVYAERAALSLDAANDVVARGRKAQKAWAKRPLEERVQLVLKGAARLNEMSDVVVPELAWQMGRPVKYGGEYKGFNERSNYVASIAADALAPVVVEESERFERRIEREAHGVVFVVAPWNYPYMTAINTIAPALMAGNTVVLKHASQTLLVGERLVQAFVEAGVPDDVFQNVFLDHQTTSALIAAGSFNFVNFTGSVEGGRSMERAAAGTFTGLGLELGGKDPGYVMEDADLEAAVDTLMDGATYNSGQCCCGIERIYVHESLYDAFVEKSVAWVSNYKLGNPLDPDTSLGPMAHKRFAKVVREQIAEAVSKGAKALVDPKLFPQDDGGAYLAPQVLVDVDHSMAFMREETFGPAVGIMKVKSDEEALALMNDSQYGLTASLWTGDVERAARLGREIETGTVFMNRADYLDPALCWTGVKETGRGGSLSIIGFQNLTRPKSFHLKKVTA from the coding sequence ATGGCAATGATCCAATGTATTTCACCGGTTGACGGGTCGGTCTACGCCGAGCGCGCCGCACTTTCTCTCGATGCCGCCAACGACGTGGTGGCGCGGGGCCGCAAGGCGCAGAAGGCTTGGGCGAAACGGCCGCTCGAAGAGCGCGTGCAGCTGGTGCTGAAGGGTGCGGCGCGGCTGAACGAGATGTCAGATGTCGTCGTGCCGGAGCTTGCCTGGCAGATGGGCCGGCCGGTCAAGTATGGCGGCGAATATAAGGGCTTCAACGAGCGCTCGAATTATGTCGCTTCGATTGCGGCGGATGCATTGGCGCCTGTTGTCGTCGAGGAGAGCGAGCGTTTCGAGCGCCGCATCGAACGCGAAGCGCATGGTGTCGTCTTCGTCGTCGCGCCGTGGAACTATCCCTATATGACGGCGATCAACACGATCGCACCGGCGCTGATGGCCGGCAATACGGTGGTGCTGAAACATGCCTCGCAGACGCTGCTGGTCGGCGAGCGGCTGGTTCAGGCCTTCGTCGAGGCCGGCGTTCCCGATGACGTGTTCCAGAACGTCTTCCTCGACCATCAGACGACGTCGGCGCTGATTGCCGCCGGCAGCTTCAATTTTGTCAATTTCACCGGATCGGTCGAAGGCGGACGCTCGATGGAGCGGGCAGCCGCCGGCACCTTCACCGGCCTCGGCCTCGAACTCGGCGGCAAGGATCCGGGTTACGTGATGGAGGACGCCGATCTCGAGGCTGCCGTCGATACGCTGATGGACGGCGCGACCTATAATTCCGGCCAATGCTGCTGCGGCATCGAGCGCATCTATGTGCATGAATCGCTCTATGACGCCTTCGTCGAGAAGTCGGTCGCCTGGGTGTCGAATTACAAGCTCGGCAATCCGCTCGATCCCGATACCTCGCTCGGGCCGATGGCGCATAAGCGCTTCGCCAAAGTGGTGCGCGAACAGATCGCCGAAGCGGTTTCCAAGGGTGCCAAGGCGCTTGTCGACCCTAAGCTTTTTCCGCAGGATGACGGTGGCGCTTATCTGGCACCGCAGGTTCTCGTCGATGTCGACCATTCCATGGCCTTCATGCGCGAGGAGACCTTCGGTCCGGCGGTCGGCATCATGAAGGTGAAGAGCGACGAGGAGGCACTCGCTTTGATGAACGACAGCCAGTACGGACTGACGGCCTCGCTCTGGACCGGCGATGTCGAGCGGGCAGCGCGGCTCGGCCGCGAGATCGAAACCGGCACCGTTTTCATGAACCGTGCGGACTATCTCGATCCGGCGCTCTGCTGGACCGGCGTCAAGGAGACCGGCCGCGGCGGCTCGCTGTCGATCATCGGCTTCCAAAATCTCACGCGTCCGAAATCCTTCCATCTGAAGAAAGTCACAGCATGA
- a CDS encoding L,D-transpeptidase, translating into MNRFLKSAFSLAAVLAAIAAAAPGAGAQQFRDRRQSDVVLVTPNGEILDYVPRGYIYARDRSGNRVMIDAYGNVVATEMRARGYYPPRPGPREVYADQNGNDPYYADDNASGDTRYSERGAVTGGIPRDAAIERQPLDGQPYPNDNSIGNPQPGDDYASIDPDQQLPPADAPSAAPDEPVITLKNKSKPEIVALQVFLDRAGISPGVIDGHMGSNVTKSVYAYDQMTGSRLDPNDTDAILEELRMNGGLPVVSYTITPADAAGPFVAQIPEDYSQKALLPSLAFSSTTEMLAERFHMDEAFLKEMNPGADFTVAGTIIKVVNPGEPKSGEVARIIADKGRKQVFAYDGAGNLIAAYPASIGSTDTPSPSGTVTVERVAFNPGYTYNPKINFQQAGNDKILNIPPGPNGPVGTVWMALSKPTYGIHGTPEPSKIGRTQSHGCIRLTNWDATELAKMVKPGVTVEFVD; encoded by the coding sequence GTGAATCGCTTTTTGAAGTCGGCATTTTCGCTTGCGGCCGTGCTGGCGGCCATCGCGGCTGCAGCACCGGGGGCAGGCGCGCAGCAGTTCCGTGACCGCCGGCAGAGCGATGTCGTGCTGGTTACGCCGAACGGCGAAATTCTCGACTATGTCCCCCGCGGCTATATCTATGCCCGCGACCGCAGCGGCAATCGCGTGATGATCGATGCCTATGGCAATGTCGTCGCCACCGAGATGCGCGCCCGCGGCTACTATCCGCCACGGCCCGGTCCGCGCGAGGTCTATGCCGACCAGAACGGCAACGATCCCTATTACGCCGACGACAACGCCTCTGGCGATACGCGTTATTCTGAGCGCGGTGCGGTCACCGGCGGTATTCCGCGCGATGCGGCGATCGAACGCCAACCGCTCGACGGTCAACCCTATCCCAATGACAACAGCATCGGCAATCCGCAGCCCGGCGACGATTATGCCTCGATCGATCCCGACCAGCAGCTTCCGCCCGCTGACGCGCCGAGCGCCGCACCGGATGAGCCCGTCATCACGCTGAAGAACAAGTCGAAGCCCGAGATCGTCGCGCTGCAGGTCTTCCTCGATCGCGCCGGCATCTCCCCCGGCGTCATTGACGGCCATATGGGCTCGAACGTCACCAAGTCGGTCTATGCCTATGACCAGATGACCGGCTCCAGACTCGACCCGAACGACACCGACGCCATTCTCGAAGAGCTGCGCATGAACGGCGGCCTGCCGGTCGTCAGTTACACGATTACGCCGGCCGATGCCGCCGGCCCCTTCGTCGCCCAGATCCCGGAAGACTATTCGCAGAAGGCGCTGCTGCCGTCGCTCGCCTTTTCCTCGACCACCGAAATGCTGGCCGAGCGATTCCACATGGATGAAGCCTTCCTCAAGGAAATGAACCCCGGCGCCGATTTCACCGTTGCCGGCACGATCATCAAGGTCGTCAATCCGGGCGAGCCGAAGAGCGGCGAGGTCGCCCGCATCATCGCCGACAAGGGCCGCAAGCAGGTCTTTGCCTATGACGGCGCCGGCAATCTCATTGCCGCCTACCCGGCATCGATCGGCTCGACCGACACACCCTCCCCGTCGGGCACCGTCACGGTCGAGCGCGTCGCGTTCAATCCCGGCTATACTTATAATCCGAAGATCAATTTCCAGCAGGCCGGCAACGACAAGATCCTCAACATTCCGCCCGGCCCGAACGGCCCCGTCGGCACCGTCTGGATGGCGCTGTCGAAGCCGACCTACGGCATTCACGGCACACCCGAGCCTTCCAAGATCGGCCGCACCCAGAGCCATGGCTGTATCCGCCTGACCAATTGGGATGCGACCGAACTTGCCAAGATGGTCAAGCCGGGCGTGACGGTCGAATTCGTCGACTGA
- a CDS encoding DUF4432 family protein: MIEFAAASGPRLMLDETSVLDIGGCIVEGVDIAPKRAIPDDGDPRIDHSLEGFLFTCGPDHIRHRQPIAGRADGKVYPLHGSASGHAAKVLWTKYENGNAECRADIDIATVEGLPQRIERLWRIDGATGEVQLEDRVVNTSDHTVPTFLMYHMNTGGKWLDEGTLLEGRMLENGGFPWTFGEEPGGIFCVPAPATEEGFAEIRLGPIAAIGGRTLRVRFRANTLPHLQVWRNQKAPAHIIGIEPVSHRGVSRDELEAAGEFNMLAPGESRSYALTFAFL, translated from the coding sequence ATGATCGAATTTGCTGCCGCAAGCGGGCCGCGCCTGATGCTGGATGAAACGTCGGTGCTGGATATCGGCGGATGCATCGTCGAAGGCGTCGACATTGCGCCGAAGCGCGCCATTCCCGACGACGGCGATCCGCGAATCGATCACTCGCTCGAAGGCTTCCTGTTCACTTGCGGCCCGGACCATATCCGCCACCGGCAGCCGATTGCCGGCCGGGCCGACGGCAAGGTCTATCCGCTGCACGGATCGGCCTCCGGCCATGCGGCCAAGGTGCTGTGGACGAAGTACGAGAACGGCAATGCCGAATGCCGCGCCGATATCGACATCGCCACTGTCGAGGGACTGCCGCAGCGCATCGAGCGGCTGTGGCGGATCGACGGGGCGACTGGCGAGGTGCAGCTCGAGGACCGGGTCGTCAATACGAGTGATCACACGGTGCCGACCTTCCTGATGTATCACATGAATACCGGGGGCAAATGGCTGGACGAGGGCACGCTGCTTGAAGGCCGGATGCTTGAGAATGGCGGTTTCCCATGGACATTCGGTGAGGAGCCGGGGGGCATCTTCTGCGTTCCGGCGCCAGCGACGGAGGAAGGCTTCGCGGAGATCCGGCTTGGACCGATTGCCGCGATCGGCGGCAGGACGCTCCGCGTGCGCTTCCGCGCCAATACGCTGCCCCATCTGCAGGTGTGGCGGAACCAGAAAGCGCCGGCCCATATCATTGGCATCGAACCGGTCTCGCATCGCGGGGTCTCCCGCGACGAGCTCGAGGCGGCCGGTGAGTTCAACATGCTGGCACCCGGCGAGAGCCGCAGCTATGCGCTGACCTTCGCCTTCCTCTGA